The Amblyomma americanum isolate KBUSLIRL-KWMA chromosome 3, ASM5285725v1, whole genome shotgun sequence genome window below encodes:
- the LOC144122958 gene encoding uncharacterized protein LOC144122958, giving the protein MEKYKVKELLQIVEELGIELGSAKRKNAILEVMRTGDVTAEEAEEAWADINERWEQKETERRREEEREEKRRDEEKKEKRREEEREDKRREEENEGKRREHEFKMKELEARISLPAPSLASNGPRIRDQLPPFVVGEDMAKYLVKFVHVCERNGIERSLWAQNLLALLPGEASDVITCLSKEAFESYSDVKEALLRKYKLSPEAFRQRFRYAKKGRESNVDFAFRLKADLEEWLKGEEVFDDRDKSIECIALEQFYRCIDEDVRLWLQDRLKEVKLSKAAELAEEYYTRRSLHSRAVRVEKTDRRDGFSRKSDERKQITRRESRKDESLTKETVREGQNASQKANDGPKQRNDATRSFEKRKPLTCYNCQRQGHIAANCQEKIAFATIRETNKNMRLLEPYMQEIMVNGKKCRALRDSAATMDVVHPSFVSSSDFTGECAWIRQVAEEESVCLPISTVLVEGEFGKLNTEAAVSAALPEHSPYLFSNSSEQLLKDQGKSFFADVAYLALTRSKARQLSKELDLAAVSEQRGGTRTDQGNLSGEQAREMQSSEAGLGERGLGVTGSHTCSASRDVDTTPQLGDAGSTLAPVSASWQELAAVEKETLIREQQEDCFIADLMKSRLGKTKDIVENHMKAAQTLSKEYCDKSAKKRTFEVGSQVMLLRPSKKNKLEIHWEGPAKVVSKLSDTNYEVKLGGRPNKIYHSNLMKPYIQRHAIVSMTVNAADEEGVEILTTADMKECGLELMLEHLALDARLSAAQKEDLKGIVAEFKEVFSNRPGRTTVLEHDIELTSEQPIRSKP; this is encoded by the exons ATGGAGAAGTACAAGGTCAAAGAACTTCTCCAAATTGTTGAGGAGTTGGGCATTGAGTTGGgctcagcaaaaagaaagaatgcgATCCTTGAGGTCATGAGGACTGGGGACGTAACGGctgaggaagccgaagaggcctGGGCGGATATCAATGAAcggtgggagcagaaagaaacagagagacgtcgcgaggaggaaagggaagaaaaacgtcgcgatgaggaaaagaaagaaaagcgtcGCGAGGAGGAAAGGGAAGACAAACGCCGCGAGGAGGAAAACGAAGGAAAACGTCGCGAGCACGAATTTAAAATGAAAGAGTTGGAGGCCCGAATTAGCTTGCCGGCGCCTAGTCTCGCTTCTAACGGTCCAAGAATACGCGATCAACTTCCACCCTTTGTCGTCGGAGAGGATATGGCCAAATACCTCGTAAAATTTGTGCATGTGTGCGAACGGAATGGCATTGAGCGATCCCTCTGGGCACAGAATCTGTTAGCCTTGCTTCCTGGGGAGGCATCGGACGTAATAACTTGCTTATCGAAAGAGGCGTTCGAAAGCTACAGTGACGTGAAGGAAGCGCTACTGCGGAAGTACAAATTGTCGCCCGAAGCTTTCCGGCAGAGGTTCCGGTATGCAAAAAAGGGCAGGGAGTCGAATGTTGACTTCGCGTTTCGTCTAAAAGCCGACCTGGAGGAATGGCTGAAGGGCGAAGAGGTTTTCGACGACCGCGATAAAAGCATCGAGTGCATCGCGCTAGAGCAGTTCTACCGTTGCATTGATGAGGATGTCAGGCtctggctgcaagataggctaaagGAGGTTAAGCTAAGCAAGGCAGCAGAGTTAGCGGAAGAGTATTACACCCGCCGCAGCTTGCACAGCAGGGCAGTGCGCGTAGAAAAAACCGATAGGAGAGATGGTTTTTCCAGGAAGTCCGACGAACGGAAACAAATCACCCGTCGCGAGTCTCGGAAAGACGAGTCCCTTACCAAAGAAACTGTAAGGGAAGGACAGAATGCATCTCAGAAGGCTAACGATGGTCCCAAGCAGCGAAACGATGCGACGCGTTCTTTTGAAAAACGGAAGCCGTTAACCTGCTACAACTGCCAAAGGCAAGGGCACATCGCGGCTAACTGCCAAGAGAAAATTGCTTTTGCAACAATACgggaaacaaacaaaaacatgcGACTATTGGAGCCATATATGCAGGAAATTATGGTAAATGGCAAGAAGTGCAGAGCACTTCGGGATTCGGCAGCAActatggacgttgtccacccgtctttcGTCTCCTCGAGTGATTTTACGGGAGAATGCGCTTGGATACGGCAAGTGGCCGAGGAGGAGAGTGTCTGTTTGCCGATCTCAACAGTTCTCGTTGAAGGAGAGTTCGGGAAACTTAACACAGAAGCCGCTGTGTCTGCCGCCCTCCCGGAGCATTCTCCCTACCTCTTCTCAAATAGCTCGGAGCAGCTGCTGAAGGATCAGGGCAAATCATTCTTCGCCGACGTGGCGTACTTGGCCCTCACGCGATCCAAAGCGCGTCAGCTGTCGAAGGAACTTGACTTGGCGGCGGTGAGCGAACAGCGGGGTGGCACACGGACGGATCAAGGTAATCTGAGTGGCGAGCAGGCACGGGAGATGCAGAGCTCGGAGGCTGGCCTGGGCGAGCGTGGCCTGGGAGTTACGGGGAGTCACACGTGCAGTGCTAGTCGCGATGTAGACACGACGCCGCAGTTAGGTGACGCGGGCTCCACACTCGCTCCAGTTTCCGCCAGCTGGCAGGAGCTAGCTGCAGTTGAAAAGGAAACTCTGATTCGCGAGCAGCAGGAAGATTGCTTCATAGCCGATCTGATGAAGAGC AGGCTCGGGAAAACAAAAGATATTGTAGAGAACCACATGAAGGCGGCGCAAACCTTGTCAAAGGAATACTGCGACAAGTCAGCAAAAAAACGCACTTTTGAAGTGGGTAGCCAAGTGATGTTGCTGCGACCGTCGAAGAAAAACAAGCTCGAGATTCACTGGGAGGGGCCCGCAAAGGTTGTATCGAAGCTTTCTGATACCAACTACGAAGTTAAATTAGGGGGAAGGCCCAACAAAATTTATCACAGCAATTTGATGAAACCATACATTCAGCGTCACGCGATTGTAAGCATGACGGTAAATGCTGCCGATGAGGAAGGGGTCGAAATCCTGACGACGGCTGACATGAAAGAGTGTGGTTTAGAGCTAATGTTGGAACACCTTGCGTTGGACGCGCGTCTAAGTGCCGCCCAAAAGGAGGACTTAAAGGGAATCGTTGCAGAGTTTAAGGAGGTTTTTTCGAACCGTCCCGGAAGGACCACGGTCCTAGAGCACGACATCGAGTTAACATCTGAGCAACCGATCCGCAGTAAACCGTAA